Proteins from a genomic interval of Chanodichthys erythropterus isolate Z2021 chromosome 6, ASM2448905v1, whole genome shotgun sequence:
- the LOC137021218 gene encoding zona pellucida sperm-binding protein 4-like, with protein sequence MAGSWCVVQSLALCLWFCAFCHAVPQLSNLPQNPQALMFQQTDQRFQQPAQQQVSQQFQQAVQQASQQQASQRFQQGVQQANQQQASQRLQQPAQASQQFQQAVQQQASQRFQQAVQQANQQQASQRLQPAQASQQASQQFQQAVQQANQQQASQRFQQAVQASQQASQQFQQPAQQDSQQFSQQFQPKQPVAQAEPLDKCAVADYEQIQCGPPGISGAECDAINCCFNGQQCYYGKAVTVQCIRDGQFVVVVARDVTLPRLSLDSVRLLGGNDPPCSPVGSTPSFAIYQFPVTACGTSMMEDSGYVVYENRMTSSYEVGIGPLGSITRDSHFELLFQCRYSGTSVEALVVEVNTIPPPPPVAAPGPLRVELRLANGQCVTKGCAEGDEAYTSYYRDADYPVTKVLREPVYVEVRILERTDPNIVLILGHCWATSTPSPLSLPQWDLLVDGCPYQDDRYLTTLVPVTGSSGLQFPTHYKRFVVKMFTFVDPSLAPLQETIFIHCSTAVCHPSSGSCEQSCARKRRDTHVKTISSGQTVVSSGQVNLVI encoded by the exons ATGGCAGGAAGTTGGTGTGTTGTTCAGTCTTTAGCACTTTGTCTGTGGTTTTGTGCTTTCTGTCATGCTGTTCCACAGTTGAGTAATCTGCCCCAGAATCCTCAAGCTCTGATGTTCCAGCAAACTGACCAGCGGTTTCAACAACCAGCTCAACAACAAGTTAGTCAACAGTttcaacaggcagttcaacaagcTAGTCAACAGCAAGCTAGCCAGCGGTTTCAACAGGGAGTTCAACAAGCTAATCAACAACAAGCTAGCCAACGGTTGCAACAACCAGCTCAAGCTAGTCAGCAGTttcaacaggcagttcaacaacAAGCTAGCCAACGGTttcaacaggcagttcaacaagcTAATCAACAGCAAGCTAGCCAACGGTTACAACCAGCTCAAGCTAGTCAACAAGCTAGCCAACAGTttcaacaggcagttcaacaagcTAATCAACAACAAGCTAGCCAACGGTTTCAACAGGCAGTTCAAGCTAGTCAACAAGCTAGCCAACAGTTTCAACAACCAGCTCAACAAGATAGTCAGCAGTTTTCTCAGCAGTTTCAGCCTAAGCAGCCAGTGGCACAGGCAGAGCCCCTTGACAAATGTGCTGTAGCTGATTATGAGCAGATCCAATGTGGACCACCTGGTATCAGTGGTGCTGAGTGTGACGCTATCAACTGCTGCTTTAACGGACAGCAGTGTTACTATGGGAAGGCAG TGACTGTCCAGTGTATAAGAGATGGTCAGTTTGTGGTAGTGGTGGCTAGAGATGTTACTCTGCCTCGATTGAGCCTGGATTCAGTCCGTCTCTTGGGTGGAAACGATCCACCTTGTAGTCCTGTGGGATCCACACCTTCCTTTGCTATATACCAGTTCCCCGTCACTGCATGTGGCACGAGCATGATG GAGGACAGTGGATATGTGGTGTATGAGAACAGGATGACCTCCTCATATGAAGTGGGGATCGGACCACTTGGATCCATCACACGGGACAGTCATTTTGA GCTTCTCTTCCAGTGTAGGTACTCTGGTACTTCTGTGGAAGCTCTGGTTGTGGAGGTCAACACCATTCCTCCACCTCCACCAGTAGCTGCTCCTGGACCCCTCAGGGTGGAGCTTAGACTGGCAAATGGTCAGTGTGTCACCAAAGGCTGTGCAGAAG GGGACGAGGCGTACACATCCTACTACAGAGATGCTGATTATCCAGTCACAAAAGTCCTGCGGGAGCCTGTGTATGTTGAGGTGCGCATTTTGGAGAGGACCGACCCCAACATTGTCCTGATACTGGGACACTGCTGGGCAACCTCAACCCCCAGTCCACTCAGTCTACCCCAGTGGGACCTTCTGGTTGATGG ATGCCCTTACCAGGATGACCGTTACCTGACCACATTGGTTCCAGTGACCGGATCATCTGGTCTTCAGTTCCCAACCCACTACAAGCGCTTTGTTGtcaagatgtttacatttgtggATCCATCACTGGCTCCTCTGCAGGAAACC ATCTTCATCCACTGCAGTACAGCGGTGTGCCATCCCTCTTCTGGCTCTTGTGAGCAAAGCTGTGCTAGGAAAA GAAGAGACACGCACGTCAAGACCATCTCTAGTGGGCAAACTGTGGTTTCTAGTGGACAAGTTAACCTGGTCATATGA